In Abditibacteriaceae bacterium, one genomic interval encodes:
- a CDS encoding SIS domain-containing protein, with translation MNPILTELAQRHVTLAPLCPQIDEVATQVCDSQRAGGTLFLCGNGGSACDADHIAAELLKSFGVQRPLVAEEIACFAGLPDAQLLTNRLERGARAVSLHHPASLLTAVANDIDASLCFAQSLWALARRGDVLLAITTSGNSQNVLLAAQTARAIGLCVVGLTGEKECKLDALCDLKLKVPERETFKVQELHLPLYHALCLLIEQRLFGEGIIEPDNLPKALAP, from the coding sequence GTGAATCCCATTTTGACTGAACTCGCGCAACGCCATGTAACGCTCGCGCCATTATGCCCGCAGATTGATGAAGTGGCCACGCAAGTCTGCGACTCGCAGCGCGCGGGCGGCACACTGTTTTTATGCGGCAACGGCGGCAGCGCGTGCGATGCCGATCATATCGCGGCGGAATTACTGAAAAGTTTCGGAGTGCAACGCCCATTGGTGGCCGAAGAAATCGCGTGTTTCGCTGGCTTGCCCGACGCTCAACTGCTAACCAACCGCCTTGAGCGCGGGGCGCGTGCGGTTTCGCTGCATCATCCGGCAAGTTTGCTCACGGCTGTGGCGAACGACATCGACGCCAGTCTTTGTTTCGCGCAATCGCTGTGGGCGCTGGCGCGACGCGGCGATGTGCTGCTGGCAATTACAACTTCGGGAAACTCTCAGAACGTGTTGTTAGCGGCTCAGACAGCGCGTGCGATAGGCCTTTGTGTCGTCGGGCTGACGGGAGAGAAGGAGTGCAAGCTCGATGCATTATGCGACTTGAAACTCAAAGTGCCCGAACGGGAAACCTTCAAAGTACAAGAGTTGCATCTACCACTTTATCATGCACTGTGTTTGCTGATTGAACAGCGATTATTTGGCGAAGGAATAATTGAGCCGGATAATTTGCCCAAAGCCCTTGCACCGTGA
- a CDS encoding sulfite oxidase-like oxidoreductase, with amino-acid sequence MSDTSPEYNPKMLAAKAKLLERFRREGRLDENGPRNIETTPDERAARRIPRGQHQTKGFPILDLGVRPIFNPATWQFKVWGEVENPLEFSWDEWQQLPRTRQTSDFHCVTTWSKLDVQWGGVRFADLAALAMPKENARHVVQFGAEGYTTNTPLETVMDDDVLLADEFILDINGEDNGWQPIPTERGGPLRLIVPKLYAWKGSKFLVGLRFVSNDEPGFWETRGYNNHADPWREERYS; translated from the coding sequence ATGAGCGATACCTCTCCCGAATACAATCCGAAAATGCTGGCTGCCAAGGCCAAACTTTTGGAACGCTTCCGGCGCGAAGGCCGCCTCGACGAAAACGGGCCGCGCAACATCGAAACCACGCCCGATGAGCGTGCAGCACGGCGCATTCCGCGCGGTCAGCACCAAACCAAAGGCTTCCCGATTCTCGATTTGGGCGTGCGCCCGATTTTCAATCCGGCGACGTGGCAATTCAAAGTGTGGGGCGAAGTGGAGAATCCGCTTGAGTTCTCGTGGGATGAATGGCAGCAACTGCCGCGCACGCGCCAGACCTCTGATTTTCATTGTGTGACAACGTGGAGCAAACTCGATGTTCAGTGGGGCGGCGTGCGTTTCGCCGACCTCGCCGCGCTAGCGATGCCAAAAGAAAATGCGCGTCATGTCGTGCAATTCGGCGCGGAAGGCTACACCACCAACACGCCGCTCGAAACCGTCATGGACGACGATGTGCTCTTGGCAGATGAATTCATTCTCGACATCAACGGCGAGGACAACGGCTGGCAGCCGATTCCCACCGAGCGTGGCGGCCCGCTGCGACTTATTGTGCCGAAGTTGTATGCGTGGAAAGGCTCGAAATTTCTCGTCGGCTTGCGTTTTGTTTCCAACGATGAGCCGGGTTTCTGGGAAACGCGCGGCTACAACAATCACGCCGACCCATGGCGCGAAGAGCGTTACAGCTAA
- a CDS encoding DEAD/DEAH box helicase family protein, translated as MFRKHQDEFGQLCFDLRTGASPQLRSIICATTPGGGKSLLPIIAASQLIPKIADRIAWVVPRRSLQSQAESEFLAPRGRNLLGHNFAIRRSSNEADPCRGLAGFATTYQAIGVGNSHFIEAFSRHRFILVLDEPHHIEEGGAWEAAIAPLVRRAALTVYMSGTLERGNRKRIAFLPYRETSEGEIVDLARTPQTAAIQYSRQDALIEKAILPIHFELMDGTAEWIGRDGKSYGTRLSSANKDTAEALYTALKTQFAFQLLEECTGHWENYRQTHPRAKLLVVTAGIDDAKKYADALKKRGIRAAIATSDDSTLAATNIEKFKGSGARAVDALVTVAMAYEGLDVPAVTHIACLTHIRSRPWIEQMIARATRFDPAAGAWEEQTAYIYVPDDRLICSIIARMQDDQLTAIKKMKEEDELGDLGRAAALPSEERNRITPLGSSGHGRRWSRVGPSLAPQGAVMKAMPTPSQQEANIREQIQDYCRQVDSLYFERKWGETNRRVMKTFSRSRADMRLSELQQVVKWLEYYYPLGRVQNKRASAARR; from the coding sequence ATGTTTCGTAAGCACCAGGATGAGTTCGGTCAGTTGTGTTTCGATTTGCGCACCGGCGCATCGCCGCAACTCAGAAGTATTATTTGCGCAACCACACCCGGCGGCGGCAAAAGTCTGCTTCCGATTATCGCCGCCTCGCAGCTGATTCCAAAAATCGCCGACCGCATCGCGTGGGTCGTGCCGCGCCGCAGCCTGCAAAGCCAGGCCGAAAGCGAATTTCTCGCGCCGCGCGGACGCAATTTGCTTGGCCATAACTTCGCCATTCGCCGCAGCTCCAACGAAGCCGACCCGTGTCGCGGACTGGCCGGTTTCGCCACAACATATCAAGCCATTGGCGTCGGTAACAGTCATTTCATCGAGGCGTTCTCGCGCCATCGGTTTATTCTCGTTCTCGACGAGCCGCATCACATCGAAGAAGGCGGCGCGTGGGAAGCTGCAATTGCGCCCCTGGTGCGCCGCGCCGCGCTCACGGTTTACATGAGCGGAACGCTCGAACGCGGCAATCGCAAGCGCATCGCGTTTTTGCCCTACCGCGAAACTTCGGAAGGTGAAATCGTCGATCTGGCGCGCACGCCGCAAACCGCCGCCATTCAGTATTCACGGCAAGATGCTTTGATCGAAAAAGCGATTCTGCCGATCCACTTCGAGTTGATGGACGGCACCGCCGAATGGATCGGACGCGACGGCAAAAGCTACGGCACGCGCCTTTCCTCGGCGAATAAAGATACCGCCGAAGCACTGTACACCGCGCTCAAAACGCAGTTCGCCTTTCAGCTTTTGGAAGAATGCACCGGTCATTGGGAAAATTATCGGCAAACGCATCCGCGCGCGAAATTACTGGTCGTGACGGCGGGCATTGATGACGCCAAGAAATATGCGGATGCCTTAAAAAAGCGTGGCATTCGCGCCGCCATCGCAACGTCCGACGATTCGACTCTGGCAGCAACTAACATCGAGAAGTTTAAAGGCAGCGGCGCACGCGCCGTCGATGCGCTCGTTACAGTTGCAATGGCTTACGAAGGACTCGACGTTCCCGCCGTCACGCACATCGCCTGTTTGACGCACATTCGCTCGCGCCCGTGGATCGAGCAAATGATCGCGCGCGCCACGCGCTTCGACCCTGCCGCCGGCGCGTGGGAAGAACAAACCGCTTACATCTATGTGCCCGACGACCGCCTGATTTGCAGTATCATCGCGCGAATGCAAGACGACCAACTCACCGCCATCAAGAAGATGAAGGAAGAAGACGAGTTGGGCGATCTGGGCCGCGCGGCGGCTTTGCCGTCCGAGGAGCGAAATCGGATTACACCCTTAGGAAGTTCGGGGCATGGACGTCGCTGGAGCCGTGTCGGGCCGTCGCTGGCTCCTCAGGGCGCGGTCATGAAAGCGATGCCGACACCATCGCAGCAGGAAGCCAACATCCGCGAGCAAATCCAGGATTACTGCCGCCAGGTCGATAGTCTTTATTTCGAACGCAAATGGGGAGAAACGAATCGACGTGTGATGAAAACGTTCAGTCGCAGCCGCGCCGATATGCGTCTTTCCGAATTGCAGCAAGTCGTGAAATGGCTCGAATATTATTATCCGCTGGGCCGTGTTCAAAACAAGCGCGCCTCTGCCGCGCGCCGTTAA
- a CDS encoding response regulator — protein sequence MNSDFKPHNERLGVAEEAEQKRILIIEGSLETADFLADLLESEGYAVEVATEGKYGLMVADRFEPHIILISLDLSGMSGHDFATVLRKEPHYAQRFRNTRMFFLSEKDQMISKRFDALPGTPMSDYIFKPIDVPELLDKAARALTNS from the coding sequence ATGAATTCCGATTTCAAACCGCATAACGAAAGATTAGGCGTGGCCGAAGAAGCCGAGCAAAAGCGCATCCTTATTATCGAGGGATCCCTCGAAACCGCCGATTTTCTGGCCGATTTGCTGGAAAGTGAAGGCTATGCGGTCGAAGTGGCCACCGAAGGAAAATACGGTTTAATGGTCGCCGACCGTTTCGAGCCGCACATCATTCTCATTTCGCTCGACCTGTCCGGCATGAGCGGGCACGATTTCGCCACCGTTCTGCGCAAAGAGCCGCATTACGCCCAACGCTTCCGTAACACGCGTATGTTCTTTCTTTCCGAAAAGGACCAGATGATTTCCAAGCGTTTCGATGCCTTGCCGGGAACGCCGATGTCGGATTACATCTTTAAGCCAATCGATGTGCCTGAGCTTCTCGACAAAGCCGCACGCGCCCTGACAAATTCCTGA
- a CDS encoding GNAT family N-acetyltransferase: MISPSSALEIHARVSFRALCEEDTSHLEWHGGAELRAWYQEQWQRHQQGKISVVVADFNSFPIGQAAVHWSGKPTHPHIPDMQSLRVFGAFRGFGIGSGLMQSCEQLVRERGFAQVSLAVALDNPRAQMLYERCGYVATGAPYDDEWHYVNARGETVEMCEHVQDMVKEL; this comes from the coding sequence GTGATTTCGCCTTCTTCTGCACTTGAAATTCATGCGCGCGTGAGTTTTCGTGCTTTATGCGAGGAGGACACCTCTCATCTGGAATGGCATGGCGGTGCGGAATTGCGCGCCTGGTACCAAGAGCAGTGGCAGCGCCATCAGCAAGGCAAAATCTCCGTTGTCGTCGCCGACTTTAATAGCTTCCCAATCGGGCAGGCCGCAGTTCACTGGAGCGGCAAGCCAACACATCCTCACATTCCCGATATGCAGTCGTTGCGTGTGTTTGGTGCCTTTCGCGGCTTCGGCATCGGCTCTGGCCTCATGCAAAGCTGCGAACAACTGGTGCGCGAACGCGGCTTCGCGCAGGTTTCGCTCGCTGTTGCCCTCGATAATCCGCGCGCGCAAATGCTTTACGAACGCTGCGGTTATGTCGCAACCGGCGCTCCCTACGACGACGAATGGCACTATGTCAATGCGCGCGGCGAAACGGTTGAAATGTGCGAGCACGTTCAAGACATGGTGAAAGAGCTTTAA
- a CDS encoding RbsD/FucU family protein, which translates to MVKSGLLNPHVLSLLARVRHTNAIVISDRGFPFWPMIETIDLSLVDNVPTVLQVVEALRQNHHFGASFMAEEFKRENSVEVQSEFETALHGIPLAHEPHEQFKKRVPGCIGLIRTGDTTQYANIILVSA; encoded by the coding sequence ATGGTTAAATCAGGTTTGCTTAATCCACACGTTTTGTCTCTGCTAGCGCGTGTGCGTCACACCAATGCGATTGTCATTTCCGACCGGGGCTTCCCGTTCTGGCCGATGATTGAAACTATCGACTTATCACTCGTGGATAATGTGCCGACAGTCCTTCAAGTCGTCGAAGCGCTGCGCCAGAATCATCACTTCGGTGCGTCGTTTATGGCCGAAGAGTTCAAGCGCGAAAACAGTGTTGAAGTTCAGTCCGAATTTGAAACCGCGCTGCACGGTATTCCGCTGGCGCACGAGCCACACGAGCAATTCAAAAAACGCGTGCCTGGTTGCATTGGCCTGATTCGTACCGGCGACACCACGCAATACGCAAACATCATTCTTGTGTCTGCTTAA